The Thermoleophilum album genome contains a region encoding:
- a CDS encoding ACP S-malonyltransferase: protein MIDRPTAILFPGQGSQAPGMRELVEEVRPDLLELVLEALGCDPFERADESTRFAQPAIFCASLAGWELVRATEFPVAMAGHSLGELTALVAAGAIDEVDGVRLACARGQLMAEAADQVPGAMVALRASVEQAEELVADTEVVVANHNAPQQVVVSGPEAAVAALEARLEERGVGNRRLPVRGAFHSPLMAEAARRFAEELAQVDLRQPGVPVIACATGRPFADIQTELAEAIVRPVRFVGVVEELRSLGVERFVEVGPGRVLSGLVRRIDGSLEVVGPPTPEVVDG, encoded by the coding sequence ATGATCGACCGCCCGACAGCGATCTTGTTCCCCGGCCAAGGCAGCCAAGCGCCGGGGATGCGTGAGCTCGTCGAAGAGGTACGGCCGGATTTGCTCGAGTTGGTGCTCGAGGCGCTGGGGTGCGATCCGTTCGAGCGCGCCGACGAGAGCACGCGCTTTGCGCAGCCAGCGATTTTCTGCGCTTCGCTCGCCGGCTGGGAGCTCGTACGCGCGACCGAGTTTCCAGTCGCGATGGCCGGGCACTCGCTCGGCGAGCTGACTGCTTTGGTCGCGGCGGGTGCGATCGACGAGGTGGACGGCGTGCGCCTGGCTTGTGCTCGCGGCCAGTTGATGGCGGAGGCGGCTGATCAGGTCCCAGGCGCGATGGTTGCCTTGCGGGCCTCGGTGGAGCAGGCCGAAGAGCTCGTGGCCGACACGGAGGTCGTGGTAGCGAACCACAACGCGCCTCAACAGGTGGTCGTGTCCGGTCCCGAGGCGGCGGTCGCGGCGCTCGAAGCGCGCCTCGAGGAGCGCGGGGTCGGGAACCGCCGGCTTCCGGTGCGCGGCGCCTTCCACTCGCCGCTGATGGCAGAAGCTGCCCGGCGCTTTGCTGAGGAGCTAGCGCAAGTCGACCTGCGCCAGCCCGGGGTGCCGGTGATCGCCTGCGCTACCGGGCGTCCCTTCGCCGACATCCAGACCGAGCTCGCCGAAGCGATCGTGCGCCCGGTTCGCTTCGTTGGTGTTGTTGAAGAGCTCAGGTCGCTGGGTGTGGAACGTTTCGTGGAGGTCGGTCCGGGGCGTGTCCTAAGCGGCCTGGTGCGTCGGATCGATGGGTCCCTCGAGGTCGTGGGGCCACCTACGCCGGAGGTGGTGGATGGCTAG
- a CDS encoding tRNA dihydrouridine synthase, producing MTPCEARPPLTSPWRLGSLELDNRLVLAPLAGIGKWFVRLQAKRYGAGLVVSEMVSSHGLVRGNERTLREFLRIHPDEHPVSIQLFGDDPAVMREAAAIVQTAGADAIDINMGCPVRKVCRAGAGAALLEDPDRAVALARAAVEGSGLPVTCKLRSGLVPGDRSGVALAHRLAAEAGVAGIGFHPRHASQQHKGRPDYALAARLCEELSVPVVLSGGLHDDERVLAAWQEVGAEAVMLARGALGNPWLFARLLGRYEGEPSPAEVFDELERVIAGAVELMGVERADHYLRKFYPWYAERLRPYFPKSLRTRLCEAATVADARAVIEELRQRAAALRAAA from the coding sequence GTGACCCCCTGCGAGGCCCGCCCACCCCTCACGAGCCCCTGGCGACTGGGCTCGCTCGAGCTCGACAACCGGCTCGTGCTCGCCCCGCTTGCCGGGATCGGCAAGTGGTTCGTGAGGCTCCAGGCAAAGCGCTACGGAGCCGGCCTGGTGGTCTCCGAGATGGTCTCGAGCCACGGCCTCGTGCGCGGCAACGAGCGCACGCTACGCGAATTCCTCCGCATCCACCCGGACGAGCATCCGGTCTCGATCCAACTGTTCGGCGACGATCCCGCGGTGATGCGCGAAGCGGCCGCGATCGTGCAGACGGCCGGCGCCGACGCGATCGACATCAACATGGGCTGCCCGGTGCGCAAGGTCTGCCGAGCAGGAGCCGGCGCGGCCTTGCTCGAGGACCCTGACCGCGCGGTAGCGCTAGCCCGCGCCGCGGTCGAGGGGTCAGGCTTGCCCGTCACCTGCAAGCTGCGATCGGGTCTTGTTCCGGGCGATCGCTCCGGCGTTGCGCTGGCTCATCGCCTGGCCGCCGAGGCGGGCGTCGCCGGCATCGGCTTCCATCCGCGCCATGCCTCGCAGCAACACAAGGGCCGACCGGACTACGCGCTTGCGGCCCGGCTTTGCGAGGAGCTGTCGGTGCCGGTGGTGCTGTCGGGAGGCTTGCACGACGACGAGCGGGTGCTGGCCGCGTGGCAGGAGGTCGGCGCCGAGGCGGTGATGCTGGCGCGCGGCGCGCTCGGCAATCCCTGGCTCTTCGCTCGGCTGCTTGGGCGCTACGAAGGTGAACCCTCGCCGGCGGAGGTCTTCGACGAGCTGGAGCGCGTGATCGCCGGCGCTGTCGAGCTGATGGGGGTCGAACGTGCCGACCACTACCTGCGCAAGTTCTACCCCTGGTACGCGGAGCGCTTGCGCCCTTACTTCCCCAAGTCGCTGCGTACCCGCCTGTGTGAGGCCGCGACGGTTGCCGACGCGCGCGCCGTGATCGAGGAGCTGCGGCAACGTGCGGCCGCCCTGCGCGCCGCCGCCTGA
- a CDS encoding YidC/Oxa1 family membrane protein insertase, which yields MGTLLSPLIAAEAAVLRAFHSLGLGWGLAIVALTIVVRSALLPIVARQVRAQRELRRHLPELTALRRRHADDRERLQRELLEYYRRHRINPLASLAPTLLQIPVFISLYFLMREEVREGLFRHAGFLFVPDLGSQPHGTVLIALIAAYATAQLAASALAASSLEGGQRGLVMAMPLLFAGVVARVPAGLAVYWITSALWSFGQQLTIRRLLGPAPAMAVPAADEQGGQSAVASARGVRTAPPPRTKRKRKRARR from the coding sequence GTGGGGACGCTGCTATCTCCGTTGATCGCTGCCGAGGCCGCGGTGCTGCGCGCGTTTCACAGCCTCGGTCTGGGTTGGGGACTGGCGATCGTGGCGCTCACGATCGTCGTGCGCAGCGCTTTGCTGCCGATCGTCGCACGGCAGGTTCGCGCGCAACGGGAGCTGCGCCGCCACCTGCCGGAGCTGACGGCGCTGCGCCGTCGTCACGCCGACGACCGTGAGCGCTTGCAGCGCGAGCTGCTCGAGTACTACCGCCGCCACCGCATCAATCCGCTGGCGTCGCTAGCTCCGACGCTGCTGCAGATTCCCGTTTTCATTTCCCTCTACTTCCTGATGCGCGAAGAAGTTCGCGAGGGCCTGTTTCGCCATGCCGGGTTCCTGTTCGTCCCGGATCTCGGGTCACAGCCTCACGGCACCGTGTTGATCGCGCTGATCGCCGCCTACGCGACCGCTCAGCTTGCCGCCAGCGCGCTCGCCGCTAGCTCGCTGGAGGGTGGGCAGCGCGGTCTCGTGATGGCGATGCCGCTGCTCTTCGCCGGCGTCGTTGCTCGCGTGCCAGCCGGTCTCGCTGTCTACTGGATCACGTCGGCGCTCTGGTCGTTCGGACAGCAGCTCACGATCCGCCGGTTGCTCGGACCAGCACCGGCGATGGCCGTCCCGGCCGCCGACGAGCAGGGCGGCCAAAGCGCGGTGGCGAGTGCTCGAGGCGTCCGCACAGCGCCTCCCCCGCGCACGAAACGCAAGCGCAAGCGCGCACGCCGGTGA
- the lysS gene encoding lysine--tRNA ligase, whose protein sequence is MPEAEDATTAARGGGGKRDADGGEQGAGGAEAARAERPLERDRREKLARLRALGIDPYPHAYPTPTPAAEIQERHRQLAPGEELETVYRVAGRLAARRGHGGAAFLDIVDRSARIQVLARRDRLGESSFELLTSLDLGDIVGVEGNVLRTRRGELSIAAREWRLLAKSLRPPPDKYHGLEDVELRYRHRELDLIANAETRELFVTRARIVTAIRRWLDERGFIEVETPVLQPIYGGAHARPFVTHYNALDRDFYLRIATELYLKRLIVGGLERVYELGKDFRNEGLSHKHNPEFTMLEWYEAYADYLVVAEELEELVRYVAKEIDYAGPLRFDRPWRRVTLREAIAERTGLDVLELRDRDALMEAARERGIELDPQATWAQLVDDLLSKHVEPHLEQPTFVFDYPKELSPFAKDHRSEPGLVERFECFAGGIEFANAFSELNDPEEQRRRFEAQARERAAGDEEAQPWDEDFLRALEHGMPPTGGIGVGIDRLVMLLTGRRSIREVVLFPAMRPLA, encoded by the coding sequence GTGCCCGAAGCCGAAGACGCGACTACGGCCGCTCGCGGAGGGGGCGGTAAGCGGGACGCAGACGGCGGTGAGCAGGGCGCGGGCGGTGCCGAGGCCGCTCGGGCCGAGCGACCGCTCGAACGTGACCGGCGCGAGAAGCTCGCGCGCTTGCGCGCGCTCGGGATCGATCCCTATCCGCACGCGTACCCGACGCCGACGCCGGCCGCAGAGATCCAGGAGCGGCACCGCCAGCTCGCTCCCGGGGAAGAGCTCGAAACCGTCTACCGAGTAGCGGGACGGCTAGCCGCCCGCCGCGGTCACGGCGGGGCCGCCTTCCTCGACATCGTCGATCGCAGCGCGCGCATCCAGGTTCTTGCCCGCCGCGATCGGCTTGGCGAGTCGTCGTTCGAGCTGCTCACGAGCCTCGATCTGGGCGACATCGTCGGGGTCGAGGGCAACGTGCTGCGCACGCGCCGGGGCGAGCTCAGTATTGCCGCGCGCGAGTGGCGACTGCTCGCCAAGTCGCTGCGCCCGCCACCCGACAAGTACCACGGGCTCGAGGACGTCGAGCTGCGCTATCGCCACCGCGAGCTCGACCTGATCGCCAACGCCGAGACGCGCGAGCTGTTCGTCACCCGCGCGCGCATCGTCACAGCGATCCGGCGGTGGCTCGACGAGCGCGGCTTCATCGAAGTCGAAACGCCGGTGCTGCAACCGATCTACGGCGGCGCCCACGCGCGCCCCTTCGTCACGCATTACAACGCGCTCGATCGCGACTTCTACTTGCGGATCGCGACCGAGCTCTATCTCAAGCGGCTGATCGTCGGTGGGCTCGAGCGCGTCTACGAGCTCGGCAAAGACTTTCGCAACGAGGGCCTCTCGCACAAACACAACCCTGAGTTCACGATGCTCGAGTGGTACGAGGCGTACGCCGACTACCTGGTGGTTGCGGAGGAACTCGAGGAACTGGTGCGCTACGTCGCCAAGGAGATCGACTACGCCGGCCCCCTGCGCTTCGACCGCCCCTGGCGGCGAGTGACGTTGCGCGAGGCGATCGCCGAGCGCACCGGGCTCGACGTACTGGAACTGCGGGATCGCGACGCGCTGATGGAGGCGGCGCGCGAGCGGGGCATCGAGCTCGATCCGCAAGCGACGTGGGCGCAACTAGTCGACGACCTGCTGTCCAAGCACGTGGAACCGCACCTTGAGCAGCCGACCTTCGTCTTCGACTATCCGAAGGAGCTCTCCCCCTTCGCCAAGGACCATCGCAGCGAACCGGGGCTGGTCGAGCGGTTCGAGTGCTTCGCGGGCGGCATCGAGTTCGCCAACGCCTTCAGCGAGCTCAACGATCCGGAGGAGCAGCGTCGCCGCTTCGAAGCGCAGGCCAGGGAGCGCGCGGCCGGCGACGAGGAGGCGCAACCGTGGGACGAGGACTTCCTACGCGCGCTCGAGCATGGGATGCCGCCGACCGGTGGTATCGGCGTGGGCATCGACCGACTGGTGATGCTCCTGACCGGCCGCCGGTCGATCCGCGAGGTCGTCCTCTTCCCGGCGATGCGACCGCTCGCCTAG
- a CDS encoding type III pantothenate kinase, protein MLLAVDVGNTQTHLGLYEGERLLDHWRFATVREATADELATVVVDMIGLRGIELGAVDAAIVSSVVPTLAAEYEQLIRRYLGGAGALVGPHLRTGMPIRIDNPHELGADRLANAVAAYERCGGACIAVDFGTAINYDVVSATGEYLGGVIAPGIEVSLEALSQRAARLPKVDLAVPKRAIGKSTREAIQVGVVFGYAGSVDAIVARLREELGEEATAIATGGFAHLIAPNCEQLDEVDELLTLDGLRLIWERNRDGAP, encoded by the coding sequence GTGCTGCTGGCGGTCGACGTCGGCAACACCCAGACACACCTCGGGCTCTACGAGGGCGAGCGACTGCTCGACCACTGGCGGTTCGCGACCGTGCGCGAAGCCACTGCCGACGAGCTCGCGACGGTGGTGGTCGACATGATCGGACTGCGCGGGATCGAGCTCGGTGCGGTCGACGCCGCGATCGTCTCGTCGGTGGTGCCCACACTCGCCGCCGAGTACGAGCAACTGATCCGTCGCTACCTGGGGGGTGCCGGAGCGCTCGTCGGCCCGCACCTGCGCACCGGTATGCCGATTCGGATCGACAACCCGCACGAGCTCGGCGCCGATCGGCTCGCCAACGCTGTCGCTGCCTACGAACGCTGCGGCGGCGCGTGCATCGCCGTCGACTTCGGTACCGCTATCAACTACGACGTCGTATCCGCAACCGGCGAGTACCTCGGGGGGGTGATCGCGCCGGGCATCGAGGTCTCGCTCGAGGCCCTCAGCCAGCGCGCCGCGCGACTTCCGAAGGTCGACCTCGCGGTCCCGAAGCGAGCCATCGGCAAGAGCACGCGCGAGGCCATCCAGGTCGGCGTGGTTTTTGGCTACGCCGGCTCGGTGGACGCGATCGTCGCGCGCTTGCGGGAGGAGCTCGGGGAGGAAGCGACGGCGATCGCCACTGGCGGCTTCGCACACTTGATCGCGCCGAATTGCGAGCAGCTCGACGAGGTGGACGAACTGCTCACGCTTGACGGCCTGCGCCTGATCTGGGAGCGCAACCGCGACGGGGCACCGTAA
- the fabI gene encoding enoyl-ACP reductase FabI, which translates to MVDHSERQNTPVAPGLLAGKRLLITGVVTRQSIAFAVAERAQRDGATIALTSFGRARRLTERAARRLPEPPPVLEFDASQPSHYEELRRSAERTLGRIDGVLHAIAFAPPDALGGSFLTTPAESAELAFRISSWSLPALGAALQPLLERPASIVALDFDASVAWPVYDWMGVAKAALESGARYLARYLGPHGVRVNLVSAGPVRTVAASGIPGFSMLADLWRSQAPLGWDVGDPGPVADTVAFLLSDLSRGISGEIIHVDGGYHAMGAPLVERGSEEFERGAGGLERGAGGLERGAEE; encoded by the coding sequence ATGGTCGACCACAGCGAGCGCCAGAACACCCCTGTCGCGCCCGGCCTGCTGGCCGGCAAGCGTTTGCTGATCACCGGTGTCGTGACGCGCCAGAGCATCGCTTTCGCGGTGGCCGAGAGAGCTCAGCGGGACGGTGCGACGATCGCGCTCACTAGCTTCGGTCGTGCGCGCCGCCTCACCGAGCGGGCCGCGCGGCGCTTGCCGGAGCCGCCGCCAGTGCTCGAGTTCGACGCTTCGCAGCCGTCGCACTACGAAGAGCTGCGCCGCAGCGCGGAGCGCACGCTGGGCCGTATCGATGGCGTGTTGCACGCGATCGCCTTCGCTCCGCCCGACGCGCTCGGCGGGTCATTTCTGACGACGCCGGCAGAGTCCGCCGAGCTGGCCTTCCGCATCAGCTCCTGGTCGCTGCCGGCACTCGGTGCGGCTCTGCAACCTCTGCTCGAGCGTCCCGCCAGCATCGTGGCGCTCGACTTCGACGCTTCGGTCGCCTGGCCGGTCTACGACTGGATGGGCGTGGCCAAGGCCGCCCTCGAGTCCGGGGCCCGCTACTTGGCGCGCTACCTCGGCCCGCACGGGGTGCGTGTAAATCTGGTCTCGGCAGGTCCCGTGAGGACGGTGGCGGCCAGCGGCATCCCGGGCTTCTCGATGCTCGCCGACCTCTGGCGCTCGCAGGCGCCGCTCGGCTGGGATGTCGGAGACCCCGGCCCAGTCGCCGACACTGTCGCCTTCCTCCTGTCCGACCTCTCGCGTGGCATCAGCGGCGAGATCATCCACGTTGACGGCGGCTACCACGCGATGGGCGCGCCGCTGGTCGAGCGCGGCTCGGAGGAGTTCGAGCGCGGCGCGGGGGGCCTTGAGCGCGGCGCGGGGGGCCTTGAGCGCGGCGCGGAGGAATGA
- a CDS encoding YihY/virulence factor BrkB family protein, which produces MPSLPRPIRRLTRTRLWLAVELFSRENMGDAAAALTYYAFLSLFPALLVLFSLLGLLDAGAANEIVTRVRRVAPGPAAEVVDGALKDLRAGGATPLALVSTALALWSASAYVQGFRRAAAQALGKRFDEGPPWRAWPRRFGATVALVLLLALLGFVLTATGSVARTLGDLLGVGDDALRLWALARWPLILIGAIAIVGVLYSFAGVGKLFSLRGTPGAALAVLLVVIGSIGFSLYVSRFAAYNRTYGALASVVVFLIWMWIANAALLLGVCFERVAKRAREVTPQGATA; this is translated from the coding sequence GTGCCTTCGCTACCGCGACCGATACGGCGGCTCACGCGCACACGGCTATGGCTCGCGGTCGAGCTCTTCAGCCGCGAGAACATGGGCGACGCGGCAGCTGCCCTCACTTACTACGCCTTTCTGTCGCTGTTTCCCGCTCTCCTCGTGCTCTTCTCGCTGCTCGGCTTGCTCGACGCCGGCGCCGCCAACGAGATCGTTACCCGCGTCCGTCGCGTTGCCCCGGGGCCCGCGGCGGAAGTCGTCGACGGCGCCCTCAAGGACTTGCGCGCCGGCGGTGCCACACCCCTCGCCTTGGTCAGCACGGCGCTGGCGCTGTGGTCGGCGTCGGCCTACGTGCAGGGCTTTCGGCGGGCGGCTGCGCAGGCGCTCGGGAAGCGCTTCGACGAGGGTCCTCCGTGGCGGGCGTGGCCGCGGCGGTTTGGCGCGACCGTCGCCCTAGTGTTGCTGCTTGCCTTGCTCGGCTTCGTGCTGACCGCTACCGGGAGCGTCGCGCGCACGCTCGGCGACCTGCTCGGTGTCGGCGATGACGCGCTGCGCCTATGGGCGCTCGCCCGCTGGCCACTGATCCTGATTGGAGCAATCGCCATCGTCGGTGTTCTCTACAGCTTCGCGGGGGTCGGCAAACTTTTCTCGCTGCGCGGCACCCCTGGGGCAGCTCTGGCGGTCCTCCTCGTCGTCATCGGTTCGATCGGATTCAGCCTCTACGTCAGCCGCTTCGCCGCCTACAACCGCACTTACGGTGCGCTTGCCAGCGTTGTCGTGTTCCTGATCTGGATGTGGATCGCCAACGCCGCTCTGCTGCTCGGAGTGTGCTTCGAACGAGTCGCGAAAAGGGCCCGGGAAGTAACTCCACAGGGTGCGACGGCGTAA
- a CDS encoding beta-ketoacyl-[acyl-carrier-protein] synthase family protein yields the protein MSEDQQSQTWPQPIAGERRRVAITGVGAVTPLGLGARTLHERWLAGVSGIVDGVGRCSEFDPREHLSAKEARRADRFTQLAIVAADEALRDAGLVAGEHYPADRVGCLIATGIGGIATIEQQHVVLMERGAERVSPLAVPLLMANAAAGVISMRHGLRGPSYAVASACASGAHALVCAHRMVAYGDADAVVVGGSEAALTSLAMAAFAAMEATSRSGLSCPFDRRRDGFVLGEGAGVLVLESERAARARGARILGYLRGCGMTSDAHHLTAPEPGGRGAARAIELALEDAGVTPEDVVYINAHGTSTPLNDRTETEAIKEVFGTRAWQVPVSSLKSAVGHLLGAAGAVEAIALLLALRDRVAPPTLNYEQPEEGLDLDYVPNAAKPLAVEGGRPLIGISNSFGFGGHNAVLCIEAAA from the coding sequence TTGAGCGAGGATCAACAGTCCCAGACCTGGCCGCAGCCGATCGCCGGTGAGCGCCGGCGGGTTGCGATCACGGGAGTCGGTGCGGTGACGCCGCTCGGGCTCGGTGCACGGACGCTGCACGAGCGGTGGCTCGCGGGTGTCAGCGGCATCGTCGATGGCGTTGGGCGGTGCAGCGAGTTCGACCCGCGTGAGCATCTTTCGGCGAAGGAGGCGCGCCGCGCCGACCGCTTCACGCAGCTCGCGATCGTCGCCGCCGACGAGGCCCTCCGCGATGCCGGCCTCGTGGCCGGTGAGCACTACCCGGCGGACCGCGTGGGATGTCTGATCGCGACCGGTATCGGTGGCATCGCGACAATCGAGCAGCAGCATGTGGTGCTGATGGAGCGGGGCGCCGAACGCGTCTCGCCGTTGGCCGTGCCGCTGCTGATGGCGAACGCTGCCGCCGGCGTAATTTCGATGCGGCACGGGCTGCGCGGACCTTCCTACGCCGTCGCTTCGGCTTGTGCGTCGGGTGCTCACGCACTGGTCTGCGCCCACCGCATGGTTGCCTACGGGGACGCGGACGCGGTTGTCGTAGGTGGTAGCGAAGCTGCCTTGACGTCCCTCGCGATGGCCGCCTTTGCGGCCATGGAGGCGACCTCCCGCAGCGGCCTCTCGTGCCCCTTCGATCGCCGCCGTGACGGCTTCGTGCTGGGCGAGGGCGCCGGCGTGCTGGTGCTCGAATCGGAGCGGGCAGCGCGCGCCCGCGGGGCGCGCATCCTTGGCTACCTGCGGGGCTGCGGAATGACCTCCGACGCGCACCATTTGACCGCGCCGGAGCCTGGCGGGCGCGGCGCGGCACGGGCCATCGAGCTCGCCCTCGAGGATGCCGGGGTGACGCCTGAGGATGTCGTCTACATCAACGCTCACGGCACTTCGACACCGCTCAACGACCGCACCGAGACGGAGGCGATCAAAGAGGTATTCGGCACGCGGGCCTGGCAAGTGCCGGTCAGCTCCTTGAAGTCGGCGGTGGGGCACTTGCTAGGCGCGGCGGGAGCGGTCGAGGCGATCGCGCTGCTTTTGGCTCTGCGCGATCGGGTGGCGCCGCCCACGCTCAATTACGAGCAGCCGGAAGAGGGGCTCGACCTCGACTATGTCCCCAACGCCGCGAAGCCGCTCGCGGTGGAGGGTGGCCGTCCCCTCATCGGCATCTCCAACTCGTTCGGCTTTGGCGGGCACAACGCCGTCCTGTGCATCGAAGCGGCCGCCTGA
- a CDS encoding beta-ketoacyl-ACP synthase 3, translated as MAAPMRAARRRSLIARGVPRAGAIGSVTRRPLRRSLPARIAGIGAAVPARAVPSSEIAERLGVDERWIVTRTGVRSRYLADADDSLAELAAAAARAALADAGLEAAAIDLVLVATMAADDLTPNAAPLVAGLIGAEGAGAFDIGAACTGFLSALASAAGMVESGRSQGALVIGADLLSRLTDPGDRGTAALFADGAGAAVVVPGPRPGAEIGSILLSSTPDEQRIVHATHDQRKIRMQGQETFRLAVQQMSEVTVAAAEQAGLRLDEIDLFVYHQANARILRAVGERLGLPSERVVQSIDRYGNTSSATIPIALCDARDRGLLKPGAKVLVGAFGAGFTWGAGVIEWA; from the coding sequence ATGGCAGCCCCGATGCGTGCCGCGCGGCGCCGCTCGCTAATCGCGCGCGGCGTGCCGCGAGCGGGCGCTATCGGCTCGGTTACGAGGCGCCCCTTGCGGCGCAGCCTGCCCGCGCGAATCGCTGGCATTGGCGCTGCCGTGCCGGCGCGCGCGGTGCCATCGAGCGAAATCGCCGAGCGCCTCGGGGTCGACGAGCGTTGGATCGTCACCCGCACCGGAGTGCGCAGTCGCTACCTGGCCGACGCCGACGATTCGCTGGCCGAGCTGGCGGCCGCGGCGGCCCGTGCTGCCCTAGCCGATGCGGGCCTCGAAGCAGCGGCGATCGACTTGGTCTTGGTGGCGACGATGGCCGCCGACGATCTCACCCCCAACGCAGCACCGCTCGTTGCCGGTCTGATCGGTGCCGAGGGCGCAGGAGCCTTCGACATCGGCGCCGCTTGCACCGGTTTTCTGTCGGCTCTGGCCAGCGCAGCGGGCATGGTCGAGTCCGGGCGCTCCCAGGGCGCACTCGTGATCGGTGCCGACCTACTGAGCCGGTTGACCGACCCTGGTGATCGCGGTACCGCTGCGCTCTTCGCCGACGGGGCGGGTGCCGCGGTCGTGGTGCCGGGTCCGCGGCCAGGTGCAGAGATCGGATCGATCTTGCTCTCGTCGACGCCCGACGAGCAGCGCATCGTCCACGCGACGCACGACCAACGCAAGATCCGCATGCAGGGCCAAGAGACCTTCCGCTTGGCTGTGCAGCAGATGTCGGAAGTCACGGTCGCTGCCGCCGAGCAGGCCGGCTTGCGTCTCGACGAGATCGATCTGTTCGTCTACCACCAGGCGAACGCCCGCATCCTGCGGGCTGTCGGCGAACGGCTGGGGCTGCCCAGCGAGCGGGTCGTTCAATCAATCGATCGCTACGGCAACACCTCGTCGGCGACGATCCCGATCGCGCTGTGCGACGCGCGCGACCGCGGGCTCTTGAAGCCGGGCGCGAAGGTTCTGGTCGGCGCCTTCGGAGCCGGGTTCACTTGGGGAGCCGGAGTGATCGAGTGGGCGTGA
- the fabG gene encoding 3-oxoacyl-ACP reductase FabG has protein sequence MSETSSRAPAAARQAADDPRTVGVALVTGASRGIGAATARALARDGWRVAVNYRADEAGALATCEAIGESGGTAFPVRADVADPEACERALAELEEEVGPVLVLVNNAGIRRDGLAPQLSDDDWAAVLDVNLSAPFRLTRRVLGPMLRRRFGRIVNVVSVVGPLRANAGQANYAAAKAGLAAVTRTVAVEVARRGITVNAVAPGLVETELTKDVGERLVPLVPARRAGTCEEIAAVVRFLCSPEASYVTGAVIPVDGGLSA, from the coding sequence GTGAGCGAGACCTCATCGAGAGCGCCCGCGGCAGCACGACAAGCCGCCGACGACCCACGGACGGTCGGGGTGGCGCTAGTAACCGGCGCCTCCCGCGGCATTGGCGCGGCGACGGCGCGAGCCCTTGCGCGCGACGGCTGGCGTGTCGCCGTCAACTACCGTGCCGACGAGGCCGGCGCCCTAGCGACCTGTGAGGCGATCGGGGAGAGCGGCGGCACGGCCTTCCCGGTGCGTGCCGACGTGGCCGACCCAGAGGCATGCGAGCGGGCGCTAGCGGAGCTCGAAGAAGAGGTTGGCCCGGTGCTGGTCCTCGTCAACAACGCCGGCATCCGCCGCGACGGCCTAGCGCCGCAGCTGAGCGACGACGATTGGGCGGCGGTGCTCGACGTAAACCTCTCGGCGCCGTTTCGGCTGACGCGGCGCGTGCTCGGTCCGATGTTGCGCCGGCGCTTCGGCCGGATAGTCAACGTCGTCTCGGTCGTCGGGCCGCTGCGCGCGAACGCCGGTCAGGCGAACTACGCGGCGGCGAAGGCCGGCTTGGCGGCCGTCACCCGGACGGTTGCGGTGGAGGTCGCACGCCGAGGCATCACCGTCAACGCGGTCGCTCCAGGGCTCGTCGAAACGGAGCTGACGAAGGACGTGGGCGAGCGGCTAGTCCCGCTTGTTCCCGCCCGGCGGGCGGGGACCTGCGAGGAGATCGCAGCCGTCGTACGGTTCCTCTGCTCGCCCGAAGCGTCGTACGTGACCGGTGCAGTAATCCCGGTCGACGGCGGCCTCAGCGCTTGA
- the greA gene encoding transcription elongation factor GreA, whose product MPRELVLTRKGLEELKAKIEHLQTQRRREVAQRIKEAREFGDISENSEYDDAKNEQAMLEKQIAELEEKLRNARVIDEDEVSTDVVGVGCTVHVKDQKTGKSQKLRIVGSAEADPSQNKISNESPVGKALIGHKRGDVVRVQVPRGPARELKITKIEA is encoded by the coding sequence ATGCCGAGAGAACTTGTTCTTACACGCAAAGGACTCGAGGAGCTCAAAGCCAAGATCGAGCACCTCCAGACGCAGCGGCGCCGCGAGGTCGCCCAGCGCATCAAGGAGGCGCGCGAGTTCGGCGACATCTCCGAGAATTCGGAGTACGACGACGCGAAGAACGAGCAGGCGATGCTCGAAAAGCAGATCGCCGAGCTCGAGGAGAAGCTTCGCAACGCGCGTGTTATCGACGAGGACGAGGTCTCGACCGACGTCGTCGGCGTCGGCTGCACGGTCCACGTAAAGGACCAAAAGACCGGCAAGTCGCAAAAGCTGCGCATCGTCGGCTCGGCCGAGGCCGATCCGTCACAGAACAAGATCTCCAACGAGTCGCCGGTCGGCAAGGCCCTGATCGGGCACAAGCGGGGCGATGTCGTGCGCGTACAGGTACCGCGCGGGCCGGCGCGCGAGCTCAAGATCACGAAGATCGAGGCCTAG
- a CDS encoding acyl carrier protein: MAQQAVTKEQIQERVFKALVEFGADPDKVTLDAEFEALDIDSLDLVELAQIVEDEYGVHLEGKDMEGLRTVGEAIDLIASRVS, translated from the coding sequence ATGGCTCAGCAGGCAGTCACCAAGGAGCAGATCCAGGAGCGCGTGTTCAAGGCGCTCGTCGAGTTCGGTGCCGATCCCGACAAGGTCACGCTGGACGCGGAGTTCGAGGCTCTCGACATCGACTCGCTCGACCTCGTCGAGCTCGCCCAGATCGTCGAGGACGAGTACGGCGTCCATCTCGAAGGCAAGGACATGGAGGGTCTGAGGACGGTCGGTGAGGCGATCGACTTGATTGCTTCGCGAGTGTCGTGA